The following are encoded together in the Triticum dicoccoides isolate Atlit2015 ecotype Zavitan chromosome 6B, WEW_v2.0, whole genome shotgun sequence genome:
- the LOC119321043 gene encoding U4/U6.U5 tri-snRNP-associated protein 2-like encodes MGADEEEHQCPVWKREHEEGEEPAAADEKRPRRAGESESASLLGLANYADEEEERGDGDKVKILDKNKQWSRALDGSNYLPGMVGLNNLKETDFVNVTIQSLMRITPLRNFFLIPENYQHSKSPLVHQYGELTWKIWHARNFKGQVSPHEFLQAVMKASEKKFQIGVQSDPVEFMSWLLNTLHAKL; translated from the exons ATGGGCGCAGACGAGGAGGAGCACCAGTGCCCTGTGTGGAAGCGCGAgcatgaggagggggaggagcccgCGGCCGCCGACGAGAAGCGCCCGCGCAGGGCGGGTGAATCGGAGAGCGCCTCGCTGCTGGGGCTCGCCAACTAcgcagacgaggaggaggagcgcggg GATGGGGATAAG GTTAAAATTCTGGACAAGAACAAGCAATGGTCAAGAGCTCTGGATGGCTCCAATTATTTACCTGGAATG GTTGGTCTTAACAACCTTAAGGAGACTGACTTTGTGAACGTCACAATACAATCACTGATGAGGATTACCCCTTTGAGAAATTTCTTTCTTATACCTGAAAATTATCAGCATAGCAAATCCCCACTAGTTCATCAGTATGGAGAACTAACTTGGAAGATTTGGCATGCTAGGAACTTCAAGGGACAAGTTAGTCCACATGAGTTCCTTCAAGCTGTTATGAAGGCTAGTGAGAAGAAGTTTCAGATTGGTGTACAATCTGATCCAGTAGAGTTTATGTCATGGCTCTTGAACACACTGCATGCGAAGCTATGA